The window CCGAGCGTGCCGGAGGTGGCTGCGTGCCGTGTGTGTTCTGCGACATCGTCGCGGGCGAGTCCCCCGCCCACGTCGTCCTCGACGACGACACGACCGTGGCGTTCCTCGACATCCGCCCGCTGTTCCACGGCCACACGCTGGTGGTGCCGCGCGAGCACGTGGTGACGCTGCCCGAGCTCGACGGAAACCTCGTGGGCCCCTTCTTCGAGCGTGTCCAGCGACTGTCGATCGCGGTGAAGGAGGGCTGCGGGGCGCAGGGCACGCTCATCGCGATCAACAACACGGTCAGCCAGTCGGTGGCGCACCTCCACGCGCACGTGGTCCCACGCACGAAGGGCGACGGGCTCCGCGGGTTCTTCTGGCCGCGTCACCCCTACGACGGCCCCGAGCACGCCGAGGAGGTCGCGGGGCGCATCCGTGCCGCCCTCCCCTGACCCCGATCCCGGTAACCACCGGATGCGGTGGTTACCGCGCACGAGCGCGCCGCGTCAGGCCTTCGAGCCTCTGGAACCCGCGGTGGTTCCACCGGATACGGTGGTTGTTGTCCGCGCCGAGAGGGCGGGGGCGTGAGAACGGGGGATGAGGTTGCGGCGGAGTGCAGTCCGTGTCGCCGCCATCTGCCTCGCCGCGGTGGTCGGGCGGCGTGTAGTGCCAACTCCGACTCCACGCCCCGCATCCTCGCGATGTCCGACCTCGAGCAGCGGCTCCTGGACGCGGAGGAGCTGCTATCGGACGATCGCTTCCTGAGCGATATCCTCGTCGCGACCGATCCCGAGGAACTCGACCGCGTCGCGATCGCCCTCGGCTTCTCGGACGGACCGCGCATCGACACGGATGACGTGATCGCGGTTGGCTTCGGTCTCGTCAACCCGCAGTTCTGTCCGCCCATCTTCCAGGAGGTCGTGCGTGACGGTGACACGATCGCGTTCCGGTTCCACGACCAGAACTGCGGTCCAGATACGCCGCTGACGTACGGCTACCTCGCCGTCGCCGGTGTCGTCGACGCCCGCCCCGCCTCGGTGCGAACTTGGATACTTGGGGGCACGAGAACGACCCCGAGTATCCGAGTTCGCGATGCCAGCGGGTCAGTGGCGGAAGTGGCGGCGCCCCGTCATCACCATGACCAGTCCGTGCTCGTC of the Actinomycetota bacterium genome contains:
- a CDS encoding HIT family protein — encoded protein: MPCVFCDIVAGESPAHVVLDDDTTVAFLDIRPLFHGHTLVVPREHVVTLPELDGNLVGPFFERVQRLSIAVKEGCGAQGTLIAINNTVSQSVAHLHAHVVPRTKGDGLRGFFWPRHPYDGPEHAEEVAGRIRAALP